The following coding sequences are from one Salvia hispanica cultivar TCC Black 2014 chromosome 3, UniMelb_Shisp_WGS_1.0, whole genome shotgun sequence window:
- the LOC125216453 gene encoding protein MODIFYING WALL LIGNIN-2-like, whose amino-acid sequence MYMQPLNRYIFSSIAIVSFALCLAAELKKTKKDDLVFDGKLCYLPGTVSFELGIAALICLSINQVAGSLFIYRKFSPRKKGGYFTVTRTLLVFSWIGFGVAVVLLSAASSMNQSQAFGEGWLDGECYLVKDGVYIGSAILTLLALGSTLGTGIAAVRRNKAEETQGSLVLAKVDN is encoded by the exons ATGTATATGCAACCACTAAATCGATATATCTTCTCCTCCATCGCCATCGTCTCCTTCGCCTTATGCCTCGCTGCAGAACTCAAGAAAACTAAG AAAGATGATCTCGTATTCGATGGAAAGCTGTGTTACCTGCCTGGAACTGTGTCATTCGAACTAGGAATCGCAGCCTTAATCTGTCTTAGCATCAATCAAGTCGCCGGTAGTTTATTCATTTACAGAAAATTCAGTCCAAGAAAAAAGGGGGGCTATTTTACAGTAACACGCACTTTACTCGTTTTTTCCTG GATTGGCTTTGGAGTTGCAGTGGTTTTATTAAGTGCAGCAAGCAGCATGAACCAGAGTCAAGCCTTTGGAGAAGGATGGTTAGATGGAGAGTGCTACCTAGTTAAAGATGGAGTCTACATTGGTTCAGCCATACTCACCTTGCTGGCTCTCGGCTCAACCCTTGGCACCGGTATAGCAGCTGTTAGGCGAAACAAAGCTGAAGAAACACAAGGGTCCTTAGTTCTTGCAAAAGTTGATAACTGA
- the LOC125212549 gene encoding rop guanine nucleotide exchange factor 14 produces the protein MIMRRRFACCTRDMRNMSIDFDEEDKIMTYNGLESCIQSFDNDSGTSRGDGCVTDSHDEDDSSCSSSNNASGSFSSIWTILKKDDQCQDEWNFTATPRHILAKEKPQHTSQCSDIETIKEKFAKLLLGEDITGGAKGISTALALSNAINNLAASVFGELWKLEPLTDESKGKWQREMDWLLAPTNYMVELVPAKHNDANGRTIEIMTPKARADINMNLPALRKLDSMLIETLDSMVNTEFWYAEVGSRAEGRSRSSGQSKRWWLPSPQVPTVGLSEIERKRLLHQGKLIFQVFKAAKAINENILADMPIPANIRDALPKSPKTSLGEELYKILSAECLPAEDMINCLNLKSDVGALDAINRLEGAIFAWKEREMEQDNVKSPMRRSWSFVLDPLSELDKTEALIHRAELLVLQLKSKYPNLPQTFLDVTKIKYGMDVGHSILEAYSRVLSNTAFSILSRLGDILQEDIVSNPNSPIAMSQLVGARIPGISDSPMLDRVRHSLINQLNSTDAKSCNSSVVSDDASDVEARNDGAKITSVSATPSRRAWCVGRNACQFMSGRYD, from the exons ATGATCATGAGGAGGAGATTTGCTTGTTGTACGAGAGACATGAGAAATATGAGCATCGATTTCGATGAAGAAGACA AGATAATGACGTATAATGGTCTAGAGAGCTGCATTCAGTCTTTTGATAATGATAGTGGCACCAGCAGAGGGGATGGCTGTGTCACTGACTCCCATGATGAGGATGACTCGAGCTGCTCGTCCAGCAATAATGCTTCTGGATCGTTCTCCTCTATCTGGACGATATTGAAGAAAGACGATCAGTGTCAAGATGAGTGGAATTTCACAGCAACCCCTAGACATATCCTTGCAAAAGAAAAGCCACAGCATACCAGCCAATGCTCAGATATTGAAACAATTAAGGAAAAGTTTGCTAAGCTGTTGCTTGGGGAGGATATTACCGGTGGAGCAAAGGGCATCTCCACTGCATTAGCGCTATCAAATGCTATCAATAATCTAGCAG CTTCCGTCTTTGGTGAGCTTTGGAAGTTAGAGCCGTTGACGGATGAGAGTAAGGGAAAATGGCAAAGAGAAATGGATTGGCTGCTTGCCCCAACTAACTATATGGTCGAGTTGGTTCCTGCAAAGCACAATGATGCTAATGGCCGGACAATAGAG ATCATGACTCCAAAAGCTCGAGCGGACATCAACATGAATCTTCCAGCTCTGCGGAAATTGGATTCCATGCTCATT GAAACCCTCGACTCGATGGTGAATACAGAATTCTGGTATGCTGAGGTTGGCAGCCGAGCTGAAGGAAGGAGCCGGAGCTCTGGACAGAGCAAGCGGTGGTGGCTTCCTTCCCCGCAAGTGCCCACAGTCGGCCTCtcagagatagaaagaaagagaTTGCTGCATCAGGGCAAATTGATCTTTCAAGTTTTCAAAGCTGCCAAAGCCATCAACGAGAACATCTTGGCTGATATGCCGATCCCTGCCAACATCAGAGACGCGCTCCCAAAG TCCCCGAAGACGAGCCTTGGAGAGGAACTGTACAAAATACTGTCTGCAGAGTGTCTGCCTGCCGAGGATATGATCAACTGCCTGAATCTGAAATCTGACGTCGGTGCTCTTGATGCCATCAACCGGCTGGAAGGTGCTATATTCGCatggaaagagagagaaatggagCAAGACAATGTCAAGTCCCCCATGCGAAGGTCGTGGTCTTTCGTTTTAGATCCATTGTCCGAACTCGATAAGACGGAAGCGTTGATTCACCGAGCCGAACTACTGGTGCTGCAGCTCAAGAGCAAGTATCCAAATCTTCCTCAGACGTTCTTAGATgtcacaaaaatcaaatacgGAATG GATGTTGGACACTCGATTCTTGAAGCCTACTCTAGAGTTTTATCCAACACAGCATTCAGCATTCTGTCACGGCTAGGAGACATTCTTCAAGAAGACATTGTGAGCAACCCCAACTCTCCGATTGCGATGTCGCAGCTTGTTGGAGCTAGGATCCCGGGGATCTCGGACAGCCCGATGCTCGACCGTGTCCGCCACTCCCTCATCAATCAGCTGAACTCCACAGATGCGAAATCTTGCAATTCCAGTGTCGTCTCTGACGACGCTTCCGACGTTGAGGCTCGTAACGATGGAGCTAAGATTACCTCGGTTAGCGCGACACCAAGCCGCCGTGCTTGGTGCGTCGGCAGAAATGCTTGCCAATTTATGTCTGGTAGATATGACTGA
- the LOC125213934 gene encoding pentatricopeptide repeat-containing protein At1g77360, mitochondrial-like has product MAAETSSSHNSIPPSRFPTHHGAAEIHPQARILCEIVATAPTHEVEGRLASTQIQPEHEFVQQVLKHSYNSPAAAAKFFRWAGLVQRHTPYSWNLMVDLLGKNKLFDPMWDAIRSMKQEGLLSLTTFVSVFENYCIAGRFNDAVLTFDVLEGYGIPPDIVAVNSLLSAMCREDNRTAKALEFFERIKGKIHPDADTYSILLEGCEKEGNVAKAKITFGEMVIRVGWSPEYMFAYDALLNTLVRGSQGDEAIKFLQVMKGKNCLPGLRFFSNALDIFAKQKDSSHAIMLWDIMVGSGLMPDLMMHNVIISLLTSSNDIDNAFRLLDEMVFHGAFPNSLTYNMIFGCLIKNGKVREVGKFFLEMIKNEWDPTPANFAAAIKVLFDGDDPEMAIELWKYMSKNNISPRDDSGNAVLLGLCNLGRLSDLRRFAEKMIDEKIILHESTMTKVKNAFYKQGKGSHEIYDTISRKWKSSFLQA; this is encoded by the exons atgGCAGCAGAAACATCAAGCTCGCACAATTCAATTCCTCCATCGCGCTTCCCCACCCACCACGGCGCCGCCGAAATCCACCCCCAAGCTCGAATTCTCTGCGAAATCGTCGCCACCGCGCCAACGCACGAGGTCGAGGGCCGTCTCGCCTCCACTCAAATCCAGCCCGAGCACGAATTCGTCCAACAAGTCCTCAAGCACTCGTACAACTCccctgccgccgccgccaaatTTTTCCGGTGGGCCGGGCTGGTGCAGAGGCACACTCCGTACTCGTGGAATCTCATGGTGGATCTTCTGGGGAAGAACAAGCTGTTCGATCCCATGTGGGATGCCATCCGGTCTATGAAGCAAGAGGGATTGCTGTCGCTGACGACGTTCGTTTCAGTTTTTGAGAATTATTGCATTGCTGGGAGGTTTAATGATGCTGTCTTGACTTTCGATGTCTTGGAGGG GTATGGGATCCCACCAGATATTGTTGCAGTAAATTCTTTACTGAGTGCCATGTGCAGAGAAGATAATCGAACTGCGAAAGCACTTGAGTTCTTTGAGAGAATAAAAGGTAAGATACATCCAGATGCTGACACATACTCGATATTGTTGGAAGGATGTGAGAAGGAAGGCAACGTAGCCAAGGCAAAAATTACTTTTGGGGAGATGGTTATTCGTGTTGGCTGGAGCCCAGAATATATGTTTGCTTATGATGCACTTCTAAATACTCTAGTTCGTGGATCACAGGGTGATGAGGCAATTAAGTTCTTGCAGGTGATGAAGGGGAAGAATTGCTTGCCAGGTTTGAGATTCTTCTCTAATGCacttgatatatttgcaaagCAGAAAGATTCTTCTCATGCTATAATGCTGTGGGATATCATGGTTGGTAGTGGGCTGATGCCAGATTTGATGATGCACAATGTCATAATTAGTTTGCTCACCAGCAGCAATGACATTGACAACGCCTTTCGTTTGCTTGACGAAATGGTGTTCCATGGTGCTTTTCCTAATTCTTTGACGTATAATATGATTTTTGGGTGTTTGATCAAGAACGGAAAGGTGCGTGAAGTGGGAAAGTTCTTTCTCGAGATGATCAAGAATGAGTGGGATCCAACCCCTGCAAATTTTGCTGCTGCCATCAAGGTGTTGTTTGATGGTGATGATCCTGAGATGGCGATTGAGCTTTGGAAATATATGTCTAAAAACAACATCTCACCCCGTGATGATAGTGGTAATGCCGTGCTTCTTGGTTTATGTAACCTGGGAAGGTTATCAGATTTAAGAAGGTTTGCAGAGAAGATGattgatgaaaaaattatactccatgaGTCTACGATGACAAAAGTGAAGAATGCTTTCTACAAGCAGGGAAAAGGTTCACATGAAATCTATGACACTATCTCAAGGAAGTGGAAATCTTCCTTTCTCCAAGCTTGA
- the LOC125212550 gene encoding uncharacterized protein LOC125212550, whose protein sequence is MAAAILSCSNFPQIKLHFPSPSHSIPRASRLRGKRQFSSLPRMTINGISSSQYGRVSEGSGSFRYGGGKIYRRLGSCLVIPPPAGRKPKALIKFLGGAFIGAVPEVTYSYLMELLAEEGYLIISVPYNVTFDHEQVTREIYERFHACLNSILSTGLPDNGISAADIADLPYYSVGHSNGALLQVLSGSYFCEKIPKANAIISYNNKSASEAVPYFEQLGPVVKQVMPAIETSPVYSVAQSVTDGWKTLIDVAERVLPGYDPEATVSLTKFVDQLPSVFNQVAQGTSEFKPSPAENLDCFNKLYNIQHTLLVKFETDPIDETDLLEETLKPRVESFGGKVEKVVLRGNHMTPCIQDPRWEVGTVYTPADAIAQGLKAISLNEIRALSRTINNFFCTLQ, encoded by the exons ATGGCGGCCGCCATTCTCTCCTGCAGCAACTTCCCCCAAATCAAACTCCATTTCCCATCCCCCTCTCACTCCATCCCTCGCGCTTCTCGATTGCGCGGGAAACGCCAATTCTCGTCTTTGCCGCGCATGACGATCAACGGCATCTCCAGTTCCCAATACGGTAGGGTTTCGGAAGGATCAGGAAGCTTCAGGTACGGAGGCGGTAAGATTTACCGGCGGCTCGGCTCTTGTCTCGTGATACCTCCGCCGGCAGGCAGAAAGCCGAAGGctttgatcaaatttttggGCGGCGCTTTCATCGGCGCCGTGCCCGAAGTTACGTACAG TTATCTGATGGAGCTATTGGCGGAGGAAGGCTATTTGATTATATCTGTTCCGTACAATGTCACCTTTGATCATGAACAAGTTACAAGAGAAATCTACGAGCGTTTCCATGCTTGTTTGAATTCGATTTTGAGCACTGGATTGCCTGATAATGGAATTTCAGCTGCTGATATAGCTGATCTTCCCTATTATTCAGTTGGACATAG CAATGGCGCACTTCTGCAAGTGCTCTCGGGTAGTTATTTCTGTGAGAAGATCCCTAAG GCCAATGCAATCATATCGTATAACAACAAATCAGCATCAGAAGCAGTTCCTTATTTTGAGCAG TTGGGTCCTGTTGTCAAGCAAGTTATGCCGGCGATTGAAACATCCCCTGTGTATTCAGTGGCTCAAAGTGTCACAG ATGGATGGAAAACGCTAATAGACGTTGCTGAAAGAGTACTGCCTGGCTATGATCCTGAAGCTACCGTGTCACTGACCAAGTTTGTCGATCAGTTGCCCTCAGTATTTAATCAG GTTGCTCAAGGGACTTCTGAGTTCAAGCCATCCCCTGCTGAGAATCTCGACTGCTTCAACAAGCTATATAATATTCAACACACGCTACTG GTTAAGTTTGAGACAGACCCGATTGATGAGACTGATCTCCTAGAAGAGACCCTAAAACCCCGCGTTGAGTCTTTCGGTGGTAAAGTAGAGAAAGTCGTTCTACGTGGCAACCATATGACTCCATGCATACAG GATCCAAGGTGGGAAGTAGGCACAGTGTACACACCAGCTGACGCGATTGCTCAAGGCCTTAAAGCCATATCCCTTAACGAGATCAGAGCCCTGTCTAGAACAATCAATAACTTCTTCTGCACccttcaataa
- the LOC125216482 gene encoding protein GAMETE EXPRESSED 1-like, whose protein sequence is MELRSCHCRVVLLSIFVLLSQSRVSRSWFFSSNEEEADLGKEEAVYKHVVSDFSLEAFNDKKGIQLIESAKSKMLAPNSCWQTAYQSVFEGCARTLADEESRSRLAWSLSDCFQRHTGRPSFPRCDPKSKMKKCLQNLDRDGHKIYLEYFLETNSICHQLQTEAFKHQTERLVNELKRTAEYAEVKLEKIEEHGEQLLQNAEQVHDSLASIDVRTQKVAETSKVLEGHVDSVLRYSEVVYEQSKGIASSQMELSEGQAKMKENLAQGMALLQNSYENLGEDIVKLRAEAAEIEMEIEKVGDAMSSKMSLLQSKADNIGNMAGTSLDKQKELLDGQSVALEGLNFLTKFQSQALEESRLTLQTLAEFGHKQQEELLAKQKELHQSHDHLVENSKLILAAQEAFESKQASMFVAIDKLFDLHNAMLFESRVIIAFLVYSGAIFIVYMLTSIKHAYNVRHRLYLGLCVTFLIEISVFWTVAMDGEQQGWLIRAVRSLFALTASIQYVYAIFTYRDYEVLNHEILVTLMEKVNSIQRSKEMLAWDEDVESEVNWCSWVDTELTEDVQLLEDPDYVLPEDIEVDSTFTTPRTKRYNLRRRS, encoded by the exons ATGGAACTCCGGTCTTGCCATTGTCGCGTTGTCTTGCTGTCGATTTTCGTGTTGCTGTCACAATCTCGGGTATCACGAAGCTGGTTCTTTTCGTCCAACGAAGAGGAGGCTGATTTAGGCAAGGAGGAGGCTGTTTACAAGCATGTGGTTTCTGATTTCTCACTGGAAGCTTTCAATGACAAGAAGGGCATCCAGTTGATCGAGAGCGCCAAGAGCAAGATGCTCGCGCCAAATTCTTGCTGGCAGACGGCCTACCAGAGCGTGTTTGAAGGGTGCGCGAGGACTCTTGCAGACGAGGAGTCACGGTCTAGGCTGGCGTGGAGCCTCAGTGATTGCTTCCAGAGGCACACGGGCCGGCCCTCTTTCCCTCGTTGTGATCCCAAATCCAAAATGAAGAAGTGTTTGCAGAATTTGGATAGAGATGGTCACAAGATCTATCTTGAGTACTTTCTTGAGACGAACTCCATCTGTCACCAATTGCA GACGGAGGCGTTCAAGCATCAAACTGAGAGATTGGTGAATGAGCTCAAGAGGACTGCTGAATACGCGGAGGTGAAGCTTGAAAAGATCGAGGAACATGGCGAGCAACTGCTGCAGAATGCAGAGCAAGTTCATGATTCTTTGGCCTCAATAGATGTCCGGACTCAGAAAGTTGCAGAGACATCGAAAGTGTTGGAGGGTCACGTGGACTCGGTGTTGAGGTACTCTGAAGTAGTCTACGAGCAGTCTAAGGGGATAGCCTCGTCTCAAATGGAGCTGAGCGAGGGACAGGCTAAAATGAAGGAGAATTTGGCACAGGGAATGGCGTTGCTTCAGAACTCGTATGAGAATCTAGGAGAAGACATTGTCAAGTTGAGAGCAGAAGCAGCTGAGATAGAGATGGAGATTGAGAAGGTTGGGGATGCAATGTCGTCAAAGATGAGTCTCCTGCAGAGTAAAGCAGACAATATAGGGAATATGGCTGGAACGTCGTTGGATAAACAAAAGGAGCTTCTAGACGGGCAGTCTGTAGCCCTCGAGGGCCTCAATTTTCTCACCAAGTTTCAGTCACAGGCCCTTGAGGAGAGCAG GTTAACGTTGCAGACGTTGGCTGAATTCGGGCATAAGCAGCAGGAGGAACTACTCGCAAAGCAGAAGGAATTACACCAGTCTCATGATCATCTAGTGGAGAACTCGAAACTGATATTAGCAGCTCAG GAAGCTTTTGAATCAAAGCAAGCAAGCATGTTTGTTGCCATAGATAAACTCTTTGACCTACACAACGCCATGCTGTTTGAGTCACGGGTTATCATCGCATTCTTGGTTTACTCGGGTGCAATTTTCATTGTCTACATGCTGACTAGCATAAAGCACGCCTACAACGTGAGGCACAGGCTGTATCTAG GTCTGTGTGTGACGTTCTTGATTGAGATAAGTGTATTTTGGACTGTGGCAATGGATGGTGAGCAGCAAGGATGGTTGATACGCGCTGTCAGGTCGCTCTTCGCGCTCACAGCATCCATCCAATATGTGTATGCCATATTTACCTACAG AGACTACGAGGTGCTGAACCACGAGATCCTGGTGACGTTGATGGAGAAGGTAAACAGCATTCAGCGGAGCAAAGAGATGTTGGCGTGGGACGAGGATGTTGAGAGCGAGGTGAATTGGTGTTCATGGGTGGATACAGAGTTGACAGAAGATGTGCAGCTGTTGGAGGATCCCGACTACGTATTACCTGAGGACATCGAGGTGGATTCCACCTTCACTACTCCGCGCACAAAGAGATATAACCTTCGTAGGCGAAGTTGA
- the LOC125213935 gene encoding NDR1/HIN1-like protein 12 isoform X2, protein MAVPHISSCYGSAKSHESEGGVVIFIGYATLRPKVPQVSVTRAQMDTIYFDQSTLMMLHATIVIKAENDNTRARARFYDMSYTLSFRSQKIAILMADPFDVSPNRSLELNFVVPSQSIPLNPEEVEAINWSLNRNVVDLDLRGMSRTRWKVWLIGSIKYVLRLDCRLHLPVDQTTIYPHCVSRK, encoded by the exons ATGGCGGTGCCCCACAT ATCTTCCTGCTATGGTTCTGCAAAGAGTCATGAAAGTGAAG GTGGCGTCGTAATCTTCATTGGGTACGCGACACTCCGGCCGAAGGTGCCCCAAGTGAGCGTCACAAGAGCCCAAATGGACACCATATACTTCGACCAGTCTACCTTGATGATGCTGCACGCAACCATTGTGATCAAAGCAGAGAACGACAACACAAGGGCTCGTGCGAGGTTCTACGACATGTCCTACACCCTCAGCTTCCGCAGCCAGAAGATAGCCATCTTGATGGCCGACCCCTTCGACGTCAGTCCCAACAGGTCTCTGGAGCTCAACTTTGTCGTCCCGTCCCAGTCTATACCTCTGAATCCAGAAGAAGTCGAGGCCATCAACTGGTCGTTGAACCGGAATGTGGTTGATCTCGATCTCAGAGGGATGTCGAGGACGCGATGGAAGGTTTGGCTCATCGGGTCCATTAAATACGTGCTGCGTTTGGATTGCCGGCTCCATTTGCCCGTTGATCAAACCACCATATATCCACATTGTGTTTccaggaaataa
- the LOC125213935 gene encoding NDR1/HIN1-like protein 12 isoform X1: protein MAVPHMGLFPFPTVPNLRSSCYGSAKSHESEGGVVIFIGYATLRPKVPQVSVTRAQMDTIYFDQSTLMMLHATIVIKAENDNTRARARFYDMSYTLSFRSQKIAILMADPFDVSPNRSLELNFVVPSQSIPLNPEEVEAINWSLNRNVVDLDLRGMSRTRWKVWLIGSIKYVLRLDCRLHLPVDQTTIYPHCVSRK from the exons ATGGCGGTGCCCCACAT GGGTCTGTTCCCTTTCCCTACTGTTCCCAATCTCAGATCTTCCTGCTATGGTTCTGCAAAGAGTCATGAAAGTGAAG GTGGCGTCGTAATCTTCATTGGGTACGCGACACTCCGGCCGAAGGTGCCCCAAGTGAGCGTCACAAGAGCCCAAATGGACACCATATACTTCGACCAGTCTACCTTGATGATGCTGCACGCAACCATTGTGATCAAAGCAGAGAACGACAACACAAGGGCTCGTGCGAGGTTCTACGACATGTCCTACACCCTCAGCTTCCGCAGCCAGAAGATAGCCATCTTGATGGCCGACCCCTTCGACGTCAGTCCCAACAGGTCTCTGGAGCTCAACTTTGTCGTCCCGTCCCAGTCTATACCTCTGAATCCAGAAGAAGTCGAGGCCATCAACTGGTCGTTGAACCGGAATGTGGTTGATCTCGATCTCAGAGGGATGTCGAGGACGCGATGGAAGGTTTGGCTCATCGGGTCCATTAAATACGTGCTGCGTTTGGATTGCCGGCTCCATTTGCCCGTTGATCAAACCACCATATATCCACATTGTGTTTccaggaaataa